Below is a window of Aeromonas veronii DNA.
CATGAAACGCTCCGATGGCGAGGGCAATATCATCGCCACCGTCGAGCGCGAGCAGCTCTGGCATGCCCTGACGCCGCAGATGTTCCCGACCCTTGCCCTGACGCGGGCGCTGGAAGAGGGGCTGCTGCTGGGCGCCACCATTACCGACGAGGCGTCTGCCATGGAGCGGGCTGGATTCACGGTGCGCATGGTGGAAGGGCGCGCCGACAATATCAAAGTAACCCGGCCGGAGGATCTCTCTCTGGCTGGGCTCTATTTGCAGCAACAGAACACGCGCCAGCTGGCGCAACCCGATTCACCCACAGAGGAGCTGGCATGATCCGGATTGGACATGGTTTTGATGTACACAAGTTTGGTGGGGTTGGCCCCTGCATGCTGGGTGGCGTGCCAGTTCCCTACGAACAGGGGCTGGTTGCCCACTCCGACGGCGATGTGGTGCTGCACGCGGTGAGCGATGCCCTGCTGGGGGCCATCGGTGCCGGTGACATCGGCCGCCACTTCCCCGATACCGCAGCGGAATTCAAGGGGATCGATAGCCGCATCCTGCTGCGGGATGTGTTTGCCCGGGTACAGAAGGCGGGTTATGCCATCGGCAACCTGGATGTGACCATCATCGCCCAGGCCCCCAAAATGGCCCCCCATATCGATGCCATGTGCGCCGTGCTGGCCGCCGATCTGCAATGTGATTTGAACCGGGTGAACGTCAAGGCGACCACCACCGAACAGCTTGGGTTTACGGGGCGCAAGGAAGGGATCGCCACCGAAGCCGTCGTCCTACTGGTGAAACAATAATGCTGGAACAACTTGCCTATCTGCACGGGGCGCCCACCGCCCGCGGTATCCTCAAGGCCGAGGCTGCCGACTTCGTGGTGAATGAAGATCTCGGCTTCGAGCCTTGCGGTGAAGGGGAGCATATTTTCGTCCGGGTGCGCAAAACCGGTGAGAACACTGCCTGGGTAGCGGGCCTGCTGGCCGATGCGGCCGGGGTCAACCGCAATGCGGTGACCTGGGCGGGCCTGAAAGATCGCCACGCGGTGACCGAGCAGTGGTTCGGCATTCACCTGCCAGGCAAGGCAGAGCCGAACCTTTCGGTGATCGAAAGCGACAGCATCCAGATCCTGCAGGTGAAGCGCCACAACAAGAAGCTGCGGGTCGGTTATCTTAAGGGCAATCACTTCACCCTGCGCCTCACCGCGCTGGAGCAGGCCGACGGGCTGGCAGCACGCCTGCAGGCCATCGCCGAGCAGGGCGTACCCAATTACTATGGTGAGCAGCGTTTTGGCCGCGATGGCAACAACCTGGAAGCGGCCAAGGCGATGTTCGCCGGCAAGCGGATCAAGGATCGCAACAAGCGATCCCTCTACCTCTCAGCCGCTCGCAGCATGCTGTTCAACGCCATTGTCAGCGCCCGCATCGAGCAGGGGCTGGCCCATCAGCTGCTGGCCGGTGATTGCGTGATGCTCAAGGGCAGCCACTCCATCTTCAGCGAAGAGGGGGTTACCTCCGAGCTGGAGGCGCGTCTTGCCTCCGGCGACGTGCAACTGACCGCGCCCCAGTGGGGCCGTGGCCGGCTGGCCAGTCAGGGTGCCGCTGCCGAGTTCGAACAGGCTGTGTTGGCCCCGTATCGCGATTGGTGTGACGGGCTGGAGCAAGCCGGGCTGGATCAGGATCGCCGCCCGCTGCTGCTCAAGCCGGAGCAGATGAGCTGGCAGCTGGATGGTGAGGCGCTGACCCTCTCCTTCTTCCTGCCGGCGGGCGCGTTTGCCACCAGCGTAGTGCGCGAGTTAATGCAGGCCGAAGAGGCCGATCATGGTTTCAGGAATCAGACCGATGCGAATTCTGGTCAGTAATGATGATGGTGTGCACGCCGAGGGCATTCGAGCTCTCAGCTCGGCGCTGCACGTCTGCGGCGAGGTCATTGTGGTGGCGCCGGATCGCAACCGCAGCGGCGCGAGTCACTCCCTGACGCTGGAAGTACCGCTGCGGGTTACCCGAATCGCAGAAAACGGCTTTAATGGGATTGAGAGTTATGCGGTGAAGGGCACGCCGACCGACTGCGTGCATCTGGCGGTCAACGAGCTGGTACGCCCTGAACCCGACATGGTGGTGGCCGGTATCAACCACGGCGCCAATCTGGGGGATGATGTCATCTACTCGGGCACGGTCGCGGCGGCCACCGAGGGACGCCATCTTGGCTACCCCTCCATCGCTATTTCGCTGGTGGGCAAAACCCACTTCGCCACGGCGGCCTACTACGCCGCGCAGTTGGTGAAGGGCATGATGGTGCACCCGCTGCCCGCCGATCAGATCCTCAACGTCAACGTGCCGGACCTGCCCCTCGAGCAGATCAAGGGGATCAGGGTGACGCGCCTTGGCAATCGCCACCGGGCAGAGTCGGTGATCTGCAGCGAGGATCCCCGTGGTCAGCCCATCTACTGGATTGGCCCGCCCGGCAGCCAGCAAGATGCGGGAGAAGGCACGGATTTCGCCGCCATCGAGCAGGGCTACGTCTCGATCACCCCCCTGACCATCGATATGACTGCCTACAGCAGTCTGGCGGGGCTGGGGGCTTGGTTGGATCTGCAGGAATGAGGGTGGTGTGATAGTACAGCGCCTGTTAAACCAGCTGATCGCACAGGACATTCGCGATTTCCGCGTACTCACGGCGATTGCTAAGGTGCCGCGCCAGCTGTTCGTGGATGAAGCCATGGCGCACAAGGCATGGGACAACACCGCCTTGCCCATTGGCCACGGCCAGACCATCTCGCAACCCTACATGGTGG
It encodes the following:
- the ispF gene encoding 2-C-methyl-D-erythritol 2,4-cyclodiphosphate synthase is translated as MIRIGHGFDVHKFGGVGPCMLGGVPVPYEQGLVAHSDGDVVLHAVSDALLGAIGAGDIGRHFPDTAAEFKGIDSRILLRDVFARVQKAGYAIGNLDVTIIAQAPKMAPHIDAMCAVLAADLQCDLNRVNVKATTTEQLGFTGRKEGIATEAVVLLVKQ
- the truD gene encoding tRNA pseudouridine(13) synthase TruD; its protein translation is MLEQLAYLHGAPTARGILKAEAADFVVNEDLGFEPCGEGEHIFVRVRKTGENTAWVAGLLADAAGVNRNAVTWAGLKDRHAVTEQWFGIHLPGKAEPNLSVIESDSIQILQVKRHNKKLRVGYLKGNHFTLRLTALEQADGLAARLQAIAEQGVPNYYGEQRFGRDGNNLEAAKAMFAGKRIKDRNKRSLYLSAARSMLFNAIVSARIEQGLAHQLLAGDCVMLKGSHSIFSEEGVTSELEARLASGDVQLTAPQWGRGRLASQGAAAEFEQAVLAPYRDWCDGLEQAGLDQDRRPLLLKPEQMSWQLDGEALTLSFFLPAGAFATSVVRELMQAEEADHGFRNQTDANSGQ
- the surE gene encoding 5'/3'-nucleotidase SurE yields the protein MRILVSNDDGVHAEGIRALSSALHVCGEVIVVAPDRNRSGASHSLTLEVPLRVTRIAENGFNGIESYAVKGTPTDCVHLAVNELVRPEPDMVVAGINHGANLGDDVIYSGTVAAATEGRHLGYPSIAISLVGKTHFATAAYYAAQLVKGMMVHPLPADQILNVNVPDLPLEQIKGIRVTRLGNRHRAESVICSEDPRGQPIYWIGPPGSQQDAGEGTDFAAIEQGYVSITPLTIDMTAYSSLAGLGAWLDLQE